A stretch of Microbacterium caowuchunii DNA encodes these proteins:
- a CDS encoding ABC transporter permease subunit: MRPTTTAQRPRRRVLFTALLGAAIAMLLSLLALPSPALAAEDDPYRISGNVQLDGQPLEGVELVVDGPGGEQTVTTDEKGQWRVGVPERDTYTVTLDEDTLPEGIAVVDEASDTPNEKEVDVGAGGRVTVNFFIGEGERNVTGFADQLVQRVVQGLSFGLMLALAAVGLTLVYGTTGISNFAHGEMVSFGAIVALLLVGPASFALPWWLGYPLAVILSAGFGFVLDALLWRPLRRRRVGVVQLMIVSIGLSLALRYVYQFFIGGGTIQLPYASAPKFNLFGSVQMGIIDMISIGISIVVIVAFALWLTRSRLGKATRAISDNSSLAAASGIDVDHVVRVVWIVAGGLAGLAGILYAYYRPGIKWDMGAQLLLLMFAAVILGGLGTAYGALIGAIIVGLLVEVSSLWIPSDLKYASALFVLIVILLFRPQGILGRRERIG, encoded by the coding sequence GTGAGGCCCACGACCACAGCGCAGCGCCCGAGGCGACGCGTCCTGTTCACCGCACTGCTCGGTGCGGCGATCGCGATGCTGCTCAGCCTCCTCGCTCTGCCCAGTCCCGCCCTGGCCGCAGAAGACGATCCCTACCGGATCAGCGGCAACGTCCAGCTCGACGGGCAACCGCTCGAAGGAGTCGAGCTCGTCGTCGACGGCCCCGGCGGGGAACAGACCGTGACCACCGACGAGAAGGGCCAATGGCGCGTCGGCGTCCCCGAGCGCGACACGTACACGGTCACCCTCGACGAGGACACCCTGCCCGAGGGTATCGCGGTCGTCGACGAGGCATCGGACACCCCCAACGAGAAGGAGGTGGATGTCGGGGCGGGCGGCCGTGTCACGGTCAACTTCTTCATCGGCGAAGGGGAACGCAACGTCACCGGCTTCGCCGACCAGCTCGTCCAGCGCGTCGTCCAGGGCCTGAGCTTCGGGCTCATGCTGGCCCTCGCCGCCGTCGGGTTGACCCTCGTGTACGGCACGACCGGTATCTCCAACTTCGCGCACGGCGAGATGGTCAGCTTCGGCGCCATCGTCGCCCTGCTCCTGGTCGGCCCCGCGAGCTTCGCGCTCCCCTGGTGGCTCGGCTATCCGCTGGCCGTGATCCTGAGCGCCGGATTCGGGTTCGTCCTGGATGCCCTGCTCTGGCGCCCGCTCCGGCGGCGCCGGGTGGGGGTCGTGCAGCTGATGATCGTGAGCATCGGCCTCTCACTCGCGCTGCGCTACGTCTACCAGTTCTTCATCGGCGGCGGCACCATCCAGCTCCCCTACGCCTCCGCGCCGAAGTTCAACCTCTTCGGCTCGGTGCAGATGGGGATCATCGACATGATCTCGATCGGGATCTCGATCGTCGTCATCGTCGCCTTCGCCCTGTGGCTGACCCGCTCCCGGCTGGGGAAGGCGACCCGGGCGATCTCGGACAATTCCTCGCTCGCGGCGGCATCCGGCATCGACGTCGACCACGTCGTGCGGGTGGTCTGGATCGTCGCCGGCGGACTCGCCGGTCTCGCCGGCATCCTTTACGCCTACTACCGTCCGGGCATCAAGTGGGACATGGGCGCGCAGCTCCTCCTGCTGATGTTCGCCGCCGTCATCCTCGGCGGGCTCGGCACGGCGTACGGTGCGCTGATCGGCGCGATCATCGTGGGGCTCCTGGTCGAGGTGTCCAGCCTCTGGATCCCGTCCGACCTCAAGTACGCGAGCGCGCTGTTCGTCCTCATCGTCATCCTGCTCTTCCGACCACAGGGCATCCTCGGCCGCCGCGAGAGAATAGGTTAG
- a CDS encoding branched-chain amino acid ABC transporter permease, whose product MDWLQIFSNTASSILSPATIGYALAALGLAVHFGYAGLINMGIAGFMAIGAYGYAISILSFGLPWWLGAIIGLVAAALFALILGIPTLRLRGDYLAIVTIAAAEVVRLLFLTTAFDEVTGSADGLSGYHGSFRAANPLPEGTYGLGPWTYNENQWWVRIMGLLTLAFAVLVVWMLMRSPWGRALKGIREDEDAVRSLGKNVYAYKMQSLVLGGVLAAAGGIVYALPSAVSPGVYVTSLTFFVWTALLLGGAATVFGPLLGSLIFWVLQTFLSNVLPALVQAGVLPFMSQIQAGTLRFILVGVALMLLVIFMPQGLLGNKKELTFVK is encoded by the coding sequence ATGGACTGGCTTCAGATCTTCTCCAACACCGCCTCCTCCATCCTGAGTCCGGCGACCATCGGCTACGCGCTGGCCGCCCTCGGACTCGCGGTGCACTTCGGCTACGCCGGCCTGATCAACATGGGCATCGCCGGCTTCATGGCGATCGGCGCCTACGGCTACGCGATCTCCATCCTGAGCTTCGGACTCCCCTGGTGGCTCGGTGCCATCATCGGCCTGGTGGCGGCGGCGCTGTTCGCCCTCATCCTCGGCATCCCGACGCTGCGGTTGCGCGGGGACTACCTCGCCATCGTGACGATCGCGGCCGCCGAGGTCGTGCGCCTGCTCTTCCTCACGACGGCCTTCGACGAGGTCACCGGTTCCGCCGACGGGCTGAGCGGCTACCACGGCAGCTTCCGGGCAGCCAACCCGCTGCCGGAAGGGACGTACGGCCTCGGCCCCTGGACATACAACGAGAACCAGTGGTGGGTGCGCATCATGGGTCTGCTGACCCTCGCGTTCGCCGTCCTCGTCGTCTGGATGCTGATGCGCAGCCCCTGGGGCCGCGCGCTCAAGGGCATCCGCGAGGACGAGGATGCGGTCCGCTCCCTCGGCAAGAACGTGTACGCGTACAAGATGCAGTCGCTCGTGCTCGGCGGGGTGCTCGCCGCGGCCGGAGGCATCGTGTACGCCCTGCCATCGGCGGTCAGCCCCGGCGTCTACGTGACGTCGCTGACCTTCTTCGTCTGGACGGCCCTCCTGCTGGGCGGTGCGGCGACGGTCTTCGGGCCGCTGCTGGGCTCGCTGATCTTCTGGGTGCTGCAGACCTTCCTCTCCAACGTGCTGCCCGCACTGGTGCAAGCCGGGGTACTCCCCTTCATGTCGCAGATCCAGGCGGGTACGCTGCGGTTCATCCTCGTCGGCGTCGCGCTGATGCTGCTGGTCATCTTCATGCCACAGGGTCTGCTCGGCAACAAGAAGGAGCTGACCTTTGTCAAGTGA
- a CDS encoding ABC transporter ATP-binding protein: MSSENPAESVVVPAPREKTTGLHVGEAAPGVAKVDPIIVADDVRRTFGGINAVDVDHIEIPRGAITALIGPNGAGKTTLFNLLTGFDKPNAGTWSFEGRSLSNMPAYKVARMGLVRTFQLTKALGLLTVLDNMKLGATGQRGERFWAGMLPALWRKQDAEIEERAMALLAKFKLDTKAADFAASLSGGQRKLLEMARALMTEPTLVMLDEPMAGVNPALTQSLLEKILDLKDEGMTVLFVEHDMHMVRHIADWVIVMAEGRIVAEGDPHTVMRNPAVIDAYLGAHQELDLGVVTGRIDVVDADPTTDAEKSAVASAEKLVDEGIAEEETEK, encoded by the coding sequence TTGTCAAGTGAGAACCCGGCCGAATCCGTCGTCGTCCCCGCCCCGCGCGAGAAGACCACCGGCCTCCACGTCGGCGAGGCGGCGCCCGGCGTCGCCAAGGTCGACCCGATCATCGTCGCCGACGACGTCCGTCGCACGTTCGGCGGCATCAACGCGGTGGACGTCGACCACATCGAGATCCCGCGCGGCGCCATCACCGCACTGATCGGCCCCAACGGTGCCGGCAAGACGACCCTGTTCAACCTGCTCACCGGCTTCGACAAGCCCAACGCCGGAACCTGGAGCTTCGAAGGACGTTCACTCTCGAACATGCCCGCCTACAAGGTGGCGCGTATGGGACTCGTGCGCACGTTCCAGCTCACCAAGGCGCTGGGCCTGCTGACGGTGCTCGACAACATGAAGCTGGGCGCGACCGGTCAGCGGGGCGAGCGGTTCTGGGCCGGGATGCTCCCGGCGCTCTGGCGCAAGCAGGACGCCGAGATCGAGGAACGCGCCATGGCGTTGCTGGCCAAGTTCAAGCTCGACACCAAGGCCGCGGATTTCGCGGCCAGCCTGTCGGGCGGCCAGCGGAAGCTGCTGGAGATGGCCCGCGCCCTCATGACCGAGCCGACGCTCGTCATGCTCGACGAGCCGATGGCGGGGGTGAACCCCGCCCTCACCCAGTCCCTCCTCGAGAAGATCCTGGATCTGAAGGACGAGGGCATGACGGTCCTGTTCGTCGAACACGACATGCACATGGTGCGCCACATCGCGGACTGGGTGATCGTGATGGCGGAGGGCCGGATCGTCGCCGAGGGCGACCCGCACACCGTGATGCGGAACCCCGCGGTGATCGACGCCTACCTGGGCGCGCACCAGGAGCTGGACCTCGGCGTCGTCACCGGCAGGATCGATGTGGTCGACGCGGACCCCACCACGGATGCGGAGAAGTCCGCCGTCGCCTCCGCGGAAAAGCTGGTGGATGAGGGCATCGCCGAAGAGGAGACCGAGAAATGA
- a CDS encoding ABC transporter ATP-binding protein: protein MSAPVQTGTPVVFVDDVHAGYLPGVNILNGCSLVAHQGELIGIIGPNGAGKSTLLRAIFGQVNVRSGTVSLEGDDITGQKPDKLVKRGVGFIPQSNNVFPSLTIEENLQMGLYQRPSAYKERLEFVTGIFSELGARLKQRAGSLSGGERQMVAMSRALMMDPKVLLLDEPSAGLSPVRQDEAFIRVSEINKAGVTCIMVEQNARRCLQICDRGYVLDQGRDAYTGTGRELLGDPKVTELYLGTLGT, encoded by the coding sequence ATGAGCGCTCCCGTGCAGACCGGGACCCCCGTGGTCTTCGTCGACGACGTACACGCCGGGTACCTGCCCGGCGTCAACATCCTCAACGGATGTTCGCTGGTCGCTCATCAGGGCGAGCTGATCGGCATCATCGGGCCCAACGGTGCCGGTAAGTCGACGCTCCTGCGCGCCATCTTCGGTCAGGTGAACGTGCGTTCGGGGACGGTGTCGCTCGAGGGCGACGACATCACCGGACAGAAGCCGGACAAGCTCGTCAAACGCGGGGTCGGGTTCATCCCGCAGAGCAACAACGTCTTCCCCAGTCTCACGATCGAGGAGAACCTGCAGATGGGGCTGTACCAGCGCCCGTCCGCGTACAAGGAGCGCCTGGAGTTCGTGACGGGGATCTTCTCCGAGCTGGGCGCGCGGCTCAAGCAGCGTGCGGGCTCGCTCTCCGGCGGCGAACGGCAGATGGTCGCGATGAGCCGCGCCCTGATGATGGACCCGAAGGTCCTGCTCCTGGACGAGCCGTCCGCCGGCCTCTCCCCCGTGCGTCAGGACGAGGCCTTCATCCGGGTGTCCGAGATCAACAAGGCCGGCGTCACCTGCATCATGGTCGAGCAGAACGCCCGCCGTTGCCTGCAGATCTGCGACCGCGGATACGTCCTCGACCAGGGACGGGATGCCTACACCGGCACCGGGCGGGAGCTGCTGGGAGATCCCAAGGTCACCGAGCTGTACCTGGGCACCCTCGGTACCTGA
- a CDS encoding ABC transporter substrate-binding protein: protein MNVLNRSRSGKILGGIAVVGVSALFLAGCSGGGGSESSSDAPDAGGELALKIGTALPQTGNLAFLGPPEEAGVLFAQSQINDVSADTGLTLDVVFGDSGDTDNKAYETEIPRLLGENVSAIIGAASSGTSLQFIDQVVGAGVIQFSPANTSDAFTTYEDNDLYFRTAPSDVLQGEVLGNLIAEDGNQTLGLLVLNDSYGTGLAKYITESFEAAGGEVVAAPTYNTGDTTFDAQISELLAADPDAIALITFEEVKTILPTLFGAFPAEDLYFVDGNLAQFGEEFPAGSLTGAKGTFPGTNVDDLAAFTTDLNEFWVSEGNDELTEYTYGAESYDATILIALASLAAGSTEGAEIAAKLQEVSGGSGDGEKCTTYADCAEIILGGGTADYDGISGPITFDEVGDPTEATIGIYQFGEDNRYSAYEG from the coding sequence ATGAACGTCTTGAATCGTTCGCGCTCGGGCAAGATCCTCGGCGGTATCGCCGTGGTCGGTGTCAGCGCGCTCTTTCTCGCCGGTTGCTCGGGCGGAGGCGGAAGCGAAAGCTCCTCGGACGCACCCGACGCAGGCGGCGAGCTCGCTCTGAAGATCGGCACCGCGCTGCCGCAGACGGGCAACCTCGCGTTCCTGGGCCCGCCGGAGGAAGCGGGCGTCCTGTTCGCCCAGTCGCAGATCAATGATGTCTCTGCGGACACCGGGCTGACCCTGGACGTCGTCTTCGGCGACTCCGGTGACACGGACAACAAGGCGTACGAGACCGAGATCCCGCGTCTGCTCGGCGAGAACGTCTCCGCCATCATCGGCGCAGCATCCTCGGGCACGTCGCTGCAGTTCATCGACCAGGTCGTGGGAGCCGGGGTCATCCAGTTCTCGCCCGCGAACACGTCGGACGCTTTCACCACGTACGAGGACAACGACCTGTACTTCCGTACGGCGCCCTCGGACGTGCTGCAGGGGGAGGTGCTGGGCAACCTCATCGCCGAGGACGGCAACCAGACCCTGGGGCTGCTGGTGCTCAACGACTCGTACGGCACGGGGCTCGCGAAGTACATCACGGAGTCCTTCGAGGCCGCCGGCGGCGAGGTCGTCGCCGCGCCGACCTACAACACCGGTGACACCACGTTCGACGCGCAGATCAGCGAGCTGCTCGCGGCCGACCCGGACGCGATCGCGCTGATCACGTTCGAAGAGGTCAAGACCATCCTGCCGACTCTGTTCGGGGCGTTCCCGGCAGAGGACCTGTACTTCGTCGACGGCAACCTCGCGCAGTTCGGCGAGGAGTTCCCGGCGGGTTCGCTCACCGGCGCGAAGGGGACCTTCCCGGGCACGAACGTCGACGACCTCGCCGCCTTCACGACCGACCTGAACGAGTTCTGGGTCAGCGAGGGCAACGACGAGCTCACCGAGTACACCTACGGTGCGGAGTCGTACGACGCCACTATCCTGATCGCGCTGGCGAGCCTCGCTGCCGGCTCGACGGAGGGTGCGGAGATCGCGGCGAAGCTGCAGGAGGTCTCCGGCGGCTCGGGTGACGGCGAGAAGTGCACGACGTACGCGGACTGCGCCGAGATCATCCTCGGTGGCGGCACGGCCGATTACGACGGCATCTCCGGACCGATCACGTTCGACGAGGTCGGCGACCCGACCGAGGCGACGATCGGCATCTACCAGTTCGGCGAAGACAACCGCTACAGCGCGTACGAGGGCTGA
- the rarD gene encoding EamA family transporter RarD, which produces MTPTPPAEQRTAGGLYAFGAYALWGFLPLYFVLLAPIGPFEIVAWRILLSLVFCAILIAVTRSWRRLVAILRQPRLVGLTVLAGLLIYVNWQVYLVGALTGHVIETSLGYFINPIVTVLLGVLLLRERLRIAQWVAISLAAAAVVVIVVGYGAFPWIALSLAFSFAFYGLVKKKIGPSVDAVSGLTLESLWLAPVAIVQLAVVAALGGLAFTSVGGGKLLLLACAGVATAVPLLMFASAARRASLTTLGIMQFVAPVLQFIIGVWLLGEQMTLGRWIGFAIVWVALVILTVDSVVAARAARRTRREASRVPDVPDLV; this is translated from the coding sequence GTGACACCGACTCCTCCCGCCGAGCAGCGCACCGCCGGCGGCCTCTACGCCTTCGGCGCGTACGCACTCTGGGGCTTCCTCCCGCTGTACTTCGTCCTGCTGGCGCCGATCGGTCCGTTCGAGATCGTCGCCTGGCGGATCCTGCTTTCGCTCGTCTTCTGCGCGATCCTCATCGCCGTGACGCGCTCGTGGCGCCGGCTGGTCGCCATCCTGCGTCAGCCCCGTCTGGTCGGGCTGACCGTCCTCGCCGGGCTGCTGATCTACGTGAACTGGCAGGTGTACCTCGTCGGCGCCCTCACCGGGCACGTCATCGAGACGAGCCTCGGGTACTTCATCAACCCGATCGTGACCGTCCTGCTCGGTGTGCTGCTGCTGCGCGAGCGACTGCGCATCGCCCAGTGGGTCGCGATCTCCCTGGCGGCGGCCGCGGTCGTGGTCATCGTCGTCGGGTACGGCGCGTTCCCCTGGATCGCGCTCAGCCTCGCGTTCTCGTTCGCCTTCTACGGGCTGGTCAAGAAGAAGATCGGGCCGTCCGTCGACGCCGTGAGCGGACTGACCCTGGAGTCGCTCTGGTTGGCCCCCGTCGCCATCGTGCAGCTCGCCGTCGTGGCAGCGCTCGGCGGCCTGGCGTTCACCTCGGTGGGGGGCGGCAAGCTGCTCCTGCTCGCCTGCGCCGGCGTCGCCACCGCGGTTCCGCTGCTGATGTTCGCGTCGGCGGCCCGCCGGGCCTCGCTCACGACGCTCGGGATCATGCAGTTCGTCGCGCCGGTGCTCCAGTTCATCATCGGCGTCTGGCTGCTCGGCGAGCAGATGACGCTCGGCCGCTGGATCGGTTTCGCCATCGTCTGGGTCGCTCTGGTCATCCTGACCGTGGACTCCGTCGTCGCCGCCCGAGCCGCCCGGCGGACGCGTCGTGAGGCATCCCGCGTCCCGGACGTCCCGGACCTGGTCTGA
- the groES gene encoding co-chaperone GroES produces the protein MSVSIKPLEDRIVIQQVEAEQTTASGLVIPDTAKEKPQEGEVVAVGPGRIDDNGNRVPLDVAVGDRVIYSKYGGTEVKFGADEYLVLSARDVLAVVVR, from the coding sequence GTGTCGGTTTCCATCAAGCCGCTCGAGGACCGCATCGTCATCCAGCAGGTCGAGGCCGAGCAGACCACCGCTAGTGGCCTGGTCATCCCCGACACCGCCAAGGAGAAGCCCCAGGAGGGCGAGGTCGTGGCTGTCGGCCCCGGCCGCATCGACGACAACGGCAACCGCGTTCCGCTCGACGTCGCCGTCGGCGACCGCGTCATCTACAGCAAGTACGGCGGGACCGAGGTCAAGTTCGGCGCCGACGAGTACCTCGTGCTCTCGGCCCGCGACGTCCTCGCCGTCGTCGTTCGCTGA
- a CDS encoding Hsp70 family protein: MGEYVLAVDVGTSRVSAAVARKATTGEISTTSVALGRARDAAPATVFVGESGLQFGDAADRRALVQPDRALRAVSIRIGDDAPFVVGDRRLMPADVFAAIVGWVVESVKDRESADPSAIAVTVPATWGDYRTDLVRAALERAGLTGVALTTGAEAAAAEYETATPLRPGRALAVYDLGGGGFEAVVLRKERGSDRLRIVGTPLAADDAAGGDVDDAVLARVLQSTGLTATSPEFLGAPPLAAAALRRECTEAKEALSFDSETVVPVIVGQGGSVRLTRGELEAMIEPIVERTMETLTRVIESARISAAELDAVLLVGGSSRIPRVAQMLSERFDRPVVVEIDPKAVVTVGAARSLGAATLDADTTIPLAHTAIGAAPAVIARRRSWLRRIAPAAATGTAVLVLAAGIVVSSGSSLASGSTSLTLAGGNSILSLSALEARADRGAAIAAPASPVAAEEPADDWTTPRTASPDRKPAASRSAAPDTRREPDPEKPTSSSSSSGTTPANPRTPTTEPSATPQPSATTPPPAVAEDSGPVTPADPVVTHPDPGPDPDTPPAHTPEPQPAADPPPEPEPEPQPDPSSSTTQSTEPAEEHAP, encoded by the coding sequence ATGGGTGAGTACGTTCTCGCCGTCGATGTCGGGACGTCTCGAGTGAGTGCTGCCGTCGCACGCAAGGCGACGACCGGGGAAATCAGCACCACGAGCGTCGCTCTGGGGCGCGCCCGGGACGCGGCGCCGGCGACCGTCTTCGTCGGCGAATCCGGGCTGCAGTTCGGGGATGCGGCGGACCGGCGCGCGCTCGTCCAGCCCGACCGGGCGCTGCGGGCCGTGAGCATCCGCATCGGCGACGATGCACCCTTCGTCGTGGGCGACCGCCGATTGATGCCGGCCGACGTCTTCGCCGCGATCGTCGGCTGGGTCGTCGAGTCCGTGAAGGACCGTGAGTCCGCCGATCCGTCCGCCATCGCGGTCACGGTCCCCGCGACCTGGGGCGACTACCGCACCGACCTCGTCCGCGCCGCCCTGGAACGGGCGGGCCTGACCGGGGTGGCGCTGACCACCGGCGCCGAAGCCGCCGCAGCCGAGTACGAGACCGCCACCCCGCTCCGGCCGGGTCGCGCCCTCGCCGTCTACGATCTCGGCGGCGGCGGATTCGAGGCCGTCGTGCTGCGCAAGGAGCGCGGCTCCGACCGGCTGCGGATCGTCGGCACACCGCTCGCCGCAGATGACGCCGCCGGGGGGGACGTCGACGACGCGGTCCTCGCCCGGGTGCTCCAGTCGACCGGTCTCACGGCGACATCGCCCGAGTTCCTCGGCGCACCGCCGCTGGCCGCCGCCGCCCTGCGACGCGAGTGCACCGAGGCCAAGGAAGCCCTCTCCTTCGACTCGGAGACGGTTGTCCCGGTGATCGTCGGCCAGGGCGGCAGCGTGCGCCTCACCCGTGGCGAGCTCGAGGCGATGATCGAGCCGATCGTCGAGCGCACGATGGAGACTCTGACGCGGGTGATCGAATCGGCCCGCATCTCCGCCGCGGAGCTCGACGCGGTCCTGCTCGTGGGCGGATCGTCCCGGATTCCGCGGGTGGCGCAGATGCTGTCCGAGCGCTTCGACCGCCCCGTCGTCGTCGAGATCGATCCGAAGGCCGTGGTGACCGTGGGCGCCGCCCGCTCCCTCGGCGCGGCCACGCTCGACGCGGACACGACGATACCCCTCGCCCACACGGCGATCGGGGCCGCGCCCGCGGTCATCGCCCGGCGACGGTCCTGGTTGCGTCGGATCGCTCCGGCGGCGGCGACCGGCACCGCGGTGCTGGTCCTGGCCGCCGGGATCGTCGTCTCGAGCGGCAGTTCGCTGGCATCGGGATCGACGTCGCTGACGCTCGCGGGCGGGAACAGCATCCTGTCTCTGAGCGCGCTCGAGGCACGCGCGGACCGGGGGGCGGCGATCGCCGCCCCTGCGTCGCCCGTCGCCGCGGAGGAGCCCGCGGACGACTGGACCACCCCTCGCACGGCCTCCCCCGACCGCAAGCCTGCAGCGTCCAGGTCCGCAGCGCCCGACACGCGCCGCGAGCCCGATCCCGAGAAACCGACGAGCTCGTCCTCGTCCAGCGGCACGACGCCCGCGAATCCCCGTACGCCGACCACCGAGCCGAGCGCCACGCCCCAGCCCTCCGCGACGACACCGCCCCCGGCGGTCGCGGAGGACTCCGGCCCCGTCACCCCGGCGGATCCGGTCGTGACCCACCCCGATCCCGGACCCGATCCGGACACACCGCCCGCGCATACGCCGGAACCGCAGCCCGCAGCCGACCCCCCACCCGAACCCGAACCCGAACCGCAGCCCGATCCCAGCTCGTCGACGACGCAGTCGACGGAACCGGCCGAGGAACACGCGCCGTGA